The window CACTGCCAAATTGATATCTTTTTCGAGATTGCCCCACTGATCCCGGGTCCCGCCATCCACTCCGCCGTGCCCCGGGTCAAGTAATATCACTAACTCTCCGACCCTGGATAAAGTTTCTTCGTAAAAAATGTTAACCAGTCCATACCCTACGATGCCAATGACGAACAACAGGCATGCCACGATCCCAATCCGGAGCTGACGGCGCGAAATGTAAATGAACTCCATCTAGAACTGCCCTCTTTCCGCTTCCAATCATCAGAAGCCTGGCAGTTCATCCTATGCGCCCCATGCTTTATTCATGAAAACAGCCGTCAATCCTCCTGTAGGTTTCCTGAAACTTTATTTGGGATCGATCAAAATCTCAACCACGCTAGGGCCACTGTTACCCAGGGCAAAATCCAACGCACTCTCTATCTCTGCTTCGTTCCGGCAATGGAATGCCGTGGCGCCCAATGAACGGCCGAATTCCGCTGCATCCAAGGGTGTTTCAAACAAGCCGCCACCCTCATTTTGTATCCTATTGATCTTTCCGTGACGAAGCACTATGTAGATAACGGAGAGTTGATTACAAACAGCGGTGGAAATCTCGGTTCCATGCATCATGAGACAACTGTTTCCGGTAAAGCAAACAACTTTGCGGGCAGGTTGCGCCAATTGATAGCCGATTGCCATTCCGATGGCATGTCCTTTGGCTCCGAAATCGTCATCATAAAGAAAGGTGCCTGATTGGTAAATGTCAAAATAATTTATCGCATCCAATGAATGATGCCCTTCATCACTAAGGACTACCGCATCACCGGGCAGTTTTTTTCTGAGCACCCGCATGGTTTGAGCCCCCGAAATATACTCTGTAAAACTTGCAGTCTCCGTAGCCGCGGCTGCAAGGGATACATTGACAGAAAACGCCTTCCCGGAGCATGTTGGCAGCCTTTCCAACAGTCTTTGCAGATTCTGCTGCAAATTCCCGTTTACGACAATGGCAGGAACAGGCGAATTTCCTCCATATGCCATGTCGCAATCGAATTGAATTATCTGTTCCGGATATAATGGGGGTGAAAAATCGGTTAACGCCGTATCGGACAGTTTCGTCCCGATCATTAGCATAAGATCGGTTCCACTACGCAGGTAATCATAAGCATTTGTACCAGCGCCCAATCCAAAAACGCCTAAGGAAAGCGGATGATCAGTTGGAAAGCTTCCCTTGCCTCCCGGGGTTGTCATAACCGGAATCTGCCGTTTCTCTGCAAGCTCTCTCACCACTCCATATGCGCTGGCAGTATGAACCCCTTTTCCTAACATCAATACGGGAGATTGGGCACTTTCGAGCAGCGGCAAAATGCGATCGAGCTCAGTCGATATGGCCACGGAACAGGATGGAAATTCCAACTCAAACTCTTGAACCTGTTCCGTCAGGACATCGGCCGGAATTCCGAGATGGACAGGTCCCTTAACAATACCGAATGCTGTCTCCAAAGCATGTTGGAAGTAGAGTTGAAACAAAGCGCCTCGTTCCACTCGAGCGCTCATCAGAGTCACCGGCTCAAACAACTTTACGAGATCGGTCCCGAATAAACTGGAATCCTGTCCCAAAGCCCGTCCGGTATTCTTCATTGAAGGGTGGCCGGTGATAAACAAGACCGGCAAATGATCGGCTTTGGCCTGCGCTGCCGCAGTCAACATATTAGTGCCGCCCGGTCCAGAGGTCCCCAACGCAACTCCTAGATTTTCACTCCCCAGCGAAAATCCCGCCGCCGCAAACCCCGCTCCAGCCTCATGCCGGCATAAGACGTAGCGAACCTCATGCCGCTCCGTCTCCAACACCAACGGTGAAATCGCTTTACCGGGAATTCCAAAAACGTGAGATATTCCGAAGGCTTTCAAATTTTGAACCAAAACGGTGGCAACTGATTTCATCGATTGAATTCCCCTTTTAATTTTCTTGAAAAATCCACTAAAAAAACGGCGAAAACCAATCATTGGGATAGAGTTGTCAAACCGCCATCACCCTTTGTTATCCATTTTATCTTTATTTTACCATAAAATTTGTTGTTTTTTTCCTTATAATTACAAAAATTTTTTTATCAGCAATCCTATCAATCAAATAGCTGGCGAAACGTGTTCCATAATAAAAAAAACGACCTCAATAGGTCGCTGTCATCATCAACAAGTCAATGGGTAGGTCAATTGGTTTCCTCAATAAGGGCCTCCAGTCGTCCGATACGGCTGGCTAAATCCGGATGGCCCATCAACCAACGAATAATCCCCAACCGCTGCGGGCTCCCATTGCAGGCAAAAACTCGATTTAACGCTAAAATCATCGGTGTCGGGCCGCCTAAAAATTTTGCGGCTTGACGGTCGGCGTCAAATTCTTGAGCACGGGCAATCGCCTTAAAACAAATGTATCCCAGGATCCCGATGCCAAGATAAGCAGTCCAGTGA is drawn from Hydrogenispora ethanolica and contains these coding sequences:
- a CDS encoding thiamine pyrophosphate-binding protein, translated to MKSVATVLVQNLKAFGISHVFGIPGKAISPLVLETERHEVRYVLCRHEAGAGFAAAGFSLGSENLGVALGTSGPGGTNMLTAAAQAKADHLPVLFITGHPSMKNTGRALGQDSSLFGTDLVKLFEPVTLMSARVERGALFQLYFQHALETAFGIVKGPVHLGIPADVLTEQVQEFELEFPSCSVAISTELDRILPLLESAQSPVLMLGKGVHTASAYGVVRELAEKRQIPVMTTPGGKGSFPTDHPLSLGVFGLGAGTNAYDYLRSGTDLMLMIGTKLSDTALTDFSPPLYPEQIIQFDCDMAYGGNSPVPAIVVNGNLQQNLQRLLERLPTCSGKAFSVNVSLAAAATETASFTEYISGAQTMRVLRKKLPGDAVVLSDEGHHSLDAINYFDIYQSGTFLYDDDFGAKGHAIGMAIGYQLAQPARKVVCFTGNSCLMMHGTEISTAVCNQLSVIYIVLRHGKINRIQNEGGGLFETPLDAAEFGRSLGATAFHCRNEAEIESALDFALGNSGPSVVEILIDPK